A region of Lycium barbarum isolate Lr01 chromosome 3, ASM1917538v2, whole genome shotgun sequence DNA encodes the following proteins:
- the LOC132630770 gene encoding vacuolar cation/proton exchanger 3-like: MASSAPGATETWLLENGNIKPLNKEMRHGHGRSHGRTAHNVSSSSLRKKSDLTLVRKVPCTIVRDVLANIQEVIFGTKLFVLFIAIPLAILAHYANFGRSWVFGLSLVGLTPLAERVSFLTEQIAFFTGPTVGGLLNATCGNATELIIAIFALTQHKVDVVKYSLLGSILSNLLLVLGTSLFCGGIANLSKEQKYDRKQADVNSLLLLLGLLCHILPLLFRYAGVGESAKITAEAVLQLSRASCIVMLIAYFAYLIFQLWTHRQLFDAEAEVNEEDDDAEDEEAVLGFWSAFAWLVGMTLIIALLSEYVVGTIEAASDSWGISVSFISVILLPIVGNAAEHAGAVIFAFKNKLDISLGVALGSATQIAMFVVPLCVIVSWIIGVRMDLDFNLLETGSLALAIIVTAFTLQDGTSHYIKGLVLLLCYIVISACFFVSNRPQTQPNAVNLGSSTEGIMRV; the protein is encoded by the exons atggcTTCATCAGCACCAGGAGCAACAGAAACTTGGCTTTTAGAAAATGGAAACATTAAGCCCTTAAACAAAGAGATGAGGCATGGACATGGCCGTAGCCATGGTCGAACGGCTCACAACGTGTCGTCTTCGTCTCTTCGAAAGAAGTCCGATCTTACCCTTGTCCGGAAAGTGCCTTGCACTATTGTTAGAGATGTTCTTGCTAATATTCAAGAGGTCATTTTTGGAACTAAGCTTTTTGTTCTCTTCATTGCCATCCCATTAGCCATTCTTGCTCATTACGCAAACTTTGGAAGA TCGTGGGTTTTTGGATTGAGTTTAGTTGGACTCACTCCATTGGCTGAACGGGTCAGCTTCTTGACAGA ACAAATAGCTTTCTTCACGGGTCCAACCG ttggaGGGCTTCTAAATGCAACGTGTGGGAATGCGACGGAACTCATTATAGCAATATTTGCTCTGACGCAACACAAAGTAGATGTTGTTAAGTACTCCCTCTTGGGCTCTATTCTTTCAAATCTTCTTCTGGTTCTTGGCACCTCACTCTTCTGTGGTGGCATTGCAAATCTCTCCAAGGAACAAAAATATGACAGA AAACAAGCGGATGTGAACTCGCTGCTTCTGCTATTAGGGCTATTATGTCACATACTGCCGTTACTGTTCCGTTACGCTGGAGTTGGAGAATCAGCAAAAATAACAGCAGAAGCAGTATTGCAGCTATCAAGAGCCAGCTGCATAGTCATGCTCATTGCCTACTTTGCTTACCTTATTTTCCAGTTGTGGACTCACCGCCAACTTTTTGATGCAGAAGCC GAAGttaatgaagaagatgatgacgCAGAGGATGAGGAAGCAGTGCTTGGATTCTGGAGTGCATTTGCATGGTTGGTGGGAATGACTCTTATCATTGCTCTATTATCTGAATATGTTGTTGGTACCATTGAG GCAGCATCAGATTCTTGGGGAATATCTGTGAGCTTCATCAGTGTTATTTTGTTACCAATTGTTGGAAATGCTGCAGAACATGCTGGGGCTGTCATTTTTGCTTTCAAGAACAAGTTG GACATTTCCTTGGGAGTTGCCCTTGGCTCAGCAACTCAAATTGCCATGTTTGTG GTGCCATTATGTGTGATTGTTTCATGGATTATTGGTGTGAGAATGGATCTTGATTTTAATCTTCTTGAGACAGGCTCCCTTGCTTTGGCAATAATTGTCACAGCTTTCACTCTACAG GATGGAACATCTCACTATATTAAAGGATTAGTCCTCCTGCTCTGTTACATTGTCATCAGTGCATGCTTTTTCGTTTCCAACAGACCACAAA CACAACCAAATGCTGTCAACTTGGGCTCATCAACTGAGGGAATCATGAGAGTTTGA